The window TGTTAGCGGGTTTTTGGCAACGAGTCCGGGGGCCGGTCGTGACGGCGAGGGGGACGGTGGAGGATGGGGCTGTTCCGGAAGAGGGCTGCGATCGAGGTGAACCGATGACCACAGGGTGTCCGCCGTACGAGCCCGGACGTGCCGTCGCCGAGGTTGTCACGCTGGCCAGCGAGTTGATCGCGATCGACACCAGCAACACCGGAGACCCGAGCGTACGGAGCAACGAACGGGCCGCCGCCGAGTACGTGGCCGAGAAGCTGGCCGAGGTCGGCTACGAACCCGTCTACGTCGAGTCGGGCGCGCCCGGTCGGGGCAATGTTGTCGTCCGGCTGCCCGGAGCGGATCCGAGCCGGGGAGCGCTGCTGGTGCACGGCCACCTGGACGTCGTACCGGCCGACGCCCGGGAGTGGTCGGTGCACCCGTTCTCCGGCGAGGTGCGCGACGGGTACGTCTGGGGGCGCGGGGCGGTCGACATGAAGGGCATGGTCGCGATGACCCTGGCCGTCGCCCGGTCCTTCAAGCGCGACGGCGTCGTCCCACCCCGCGACATCGTCTTCGCGTTTGTCGCCGACGAGGAGGCGGGCGGTTTCTACGGTGCCCGGTGGCTGGTCGAACACCACCCGGAGCTGTTCGAGGGCGTGACCGAGGCGATCAGCGAGGTGGGCGGCTTCTCGGTGACCCTGCGCGACGGCGTACGCGCCTATCTCGTCGAGACGGCGGAGAAGGGCGTCGTGTGGCTCCGGCTGAGGGTGCAGGGCGCCGCCGGCCACGGGTCGATGCTGCACACCGACAACGCGGTGGCGAAGCTGGCCGCCGCCGTCACCCGCCTGGACCGGCACCGGTTCCCGCTGATCCTCACCGACCCGGTACGCGAACTGCTGACCGGCGTCGCCGAGATCACCGGCGTGCCGTTCGACGAGGACGATCCGGAGACCGCGGTCGCCCGGCTGGGCAACCTCGCCCGGATGATCGGCGCGACCCTGCGGGACACCGCCAACGTCACCATGTTCGACGCCGGTTACAAGGCGAACGTGGTCCCCTCCGAGGCGCGGGCGACGGTCGACGGGCGGGTCCTGCCCGGCCGGGAGCGGGCGTTCGAGGCCGAGATCGCCCGCATCCTCGGCCCGGAGGTCGAGCGGGAGTGGGACAGCCTGCCCCCGGTGCAGACGACCTTCGACGGGACGCTGGTCGACGCCATGGTCTCCGCGATCGGGGTGGAGGATCCCGGTGCCAGGGTGCTGCCGTACATGCTGTCCGCCGGTACGGACGCGAAGTCGTTCCAGCTCCTGGGGATCCGCCACTTCGGGTTCGCGCCCCTGAGGCTGCCGCCGGACCTCGACTTCTCGGCGCTCTTCCACGGTGTGGACGAGCGGGTCCCGGTTGACGCGCTCGAGTTCGGGACCCGCGTGCTGGACCGGTTCCTGCGCGACTGCTGACCGGTCAACCGAGCAGCGGGCGGACCTCCTCGGCGAAGCGGTACGCCTCCTCCAGGTGCGGGTAGCCGGAGAGGACGAACTCGTCGATTCCCGCCGCCCGGTACTCGGCGATCCGCTCCGCGACCTCGTCGTGGGCGCCGACCAGCGCGGTACCGGCTCCGCCCCGTACCAGGCCGATCCCGGCCCAGAGGTTGGG of the Micromonospora sp. NBC_01796 genome contains:
- a CDS encoding M20/M25/M40 family metallo-hydrolase, coding for MTTGCPPYEPGRAVAEVVTLASELIAIDTSNTGDPSVRSNERAAAEYVAEKLAEVGYEPVYVESGAPGRGNVVVRLPGADPSRGALLVHGHLDVVPADAREWSVHPFSGEVRDGYVWGRGAVDMKGMVAMTLAVARSFKRDGVVPPRDIVFAFVADEEAGGFYGARWLVEHHPELFEGVTEAISEVGGFSVTLRDGVRAYLVETAEKGVVWLRLRVQGAAGHGSMLHTDNAVAKLAAAVTRLDRHRFPLILTDPVRELLTGVAEITGVPFDEDDPETAVARLGNLARMIGATLRDTANVTMFDAGYKANVVPSEARATVDGRVLPGRERAFEAEIARILGPEVEREWDSLPPVQTTFDGTLVDAMVSAIGVEDPGARVLPYMLSAGTDAKSFQLLGIRHFGFAPLRLPPDLDFSALFHGVDERVPVDALEFGTRVLDRFLRDC